The following are encoded in a window of Gemmatimonadales bacterium genomic DNA:
- a CDS encoding mechanosensitive ion channel translates to MRHSPLTCALLLVTLVAPAAAQIPSVPGDTPTPAADTLPPAAIPVPDIPTRAAATEARLDEIWQALPPDRVIARTTAAYEAARDTINAVLELQKRSGQEQLTKRSLTDLHNEWVRRTGQMRGWQQSISDRTGAIAGIQTELIRRDTTWRLTLAEARKANASPDVTALVQSVLQRNAVLKDTVEARIVAVVRLQSQITRTLAVLQQQDDQTAEQLASLRRDLLRIDAPPLWQHLGRTDSAPGLASAVRLGATRTRQELTYFHDAYRLPIYFHLASTLGILFAAFWFRNKLDRHTAEQPAATARRILDHPIAGAWLVVTVAGLFLYPRAPISVYDLALLAGVPALLILLPGLLPPKLIRPAIGWSLLFAVQRVGTLLVTGSAYQRLGSLAIALVGATILLRLLRKGAQLEVLAAEGYATAVRAAAQLSALAMLVAAGSNTIGNTSLAYFLTGGTVTSIYLLLVVLAAVQIFDGILIVTTRSEAAGVSRFVTQRKDDLVRDGLRLVRFVSALLWVIITLTVFDLMDPLWTFSRRALDASLTLGELHLSLGSILLFITTIWVSVLLSRGISGVLEVDVLSRLEMPKGLPSVVARLTRYVLIGVGFFFALAATGLKLTQLTILGGALGVGVGFGLQTIVSNFVAGLILAFERPIREGDIVQVQTSSGDNLNGEVRRIGFRASIIRTYDGAEVIVPNASLISNDVVNWTLSDQLRRLTIEVGVAYGTEPSRVLELLRQVPTQYPSILREPAPVALFIGFGDSALNFELRFWISDISQVLALRSDVTTAVNNALVAADIEIPFPQRDLHLRSVDAPAAAQLRAAPNNAKEAT, encoded by the coding sequence ATGCGCCACTCCCCGCTGACCTGTGCCCTGCTGCTCGTGACGCTGGTAGCCCCGGCGGCCGCGCAAATACCGTCCGTGCCCGGGGACACCCCGACGCCGGCCGCCGACACACTCCCGCCAGCCGCCATCCCGGTACCGGACATCCCGACCCGGGCCGCAGCGACCGAGGCCCGGCTCGACGAGATCTGGCAGGCCCTGCCCCCCGATCGTGTCATTGCACGCACGACCGCCGCCTACGAAGCGGCGCGGGACACGATCAATGCGGTGCTGGAACTGCAAAAGCGCTCCGGACAGGAGCAACTCACCAAGCGCTCCCTCACCGACCTGCACAACGAGTGGGTCCGCCGGACCGGCCAGATGCGCGGATGGCAACAATCGATCAGTGATCGGACGGGAGCCATCGCGGGCATCCAGACCGAACTGATTCGCAGGGACACCACCTGGCGACTCACCCTGGCCGAGGCGAGGAAGGCAAACGCCTCCCCGGACGTGACGGCGTTGGTGCAGAGTGTCCTGCAACGCAACGCGGTGCTGAAGGACACCGTCGAGGCGCGCATCGTCGCCGTGGTCAGGCTCCAGTCACAAATCACCCGCACGTTGGCGGTGCTGCAGCAGCAGGATGACCAAACGGCAGAACAGTTGGCGTCGCTCCGGCGCGATCTCCTCCGGATCGACGCGCCCCCGCTCTGGCAGCACCTGGGCCGGACTGACAGCGCGCCGGGGCTGGCCTCCGCGGTCCGGCTGGGCGCCACCCGCACCCGGCAGGAACTCACGTACTTCCACGACGCGTACCGGCTGCCGATCTACTTCCACCTCGCGTCCACACTCGGCATCCTGTTCGCCGCGTTCTGGTTTCGCAACAAGCTCGATCGGCATACGGCCGAGCAGCCGGCAGCGACCGCGCGCCGCATTCTCGACCATCCAATCGCCGGCGCCTGGCTGGTCGTCACGGTGGCCGGGCTCTTCCTGTATCCGCGCGCCCCCATCTCCGTCTACGACCTGGCGCTCCTGGCCGGAGTCCCGGCATTGCTCATCCTGTTGCCCGGCTTGCTCCCCCCCAAGCTGATCCGGCCGGCCATCGGCTGGTCGCTCCTCTTCGCCGTCCAGCGCGTGGGGACGCTCCTGGTGACAGGCTCGGCCTATCAGCGGCTCGGCAGCCTGGCAATCGCGCTCGTTGGTGCGACGATACTCCTCCGGCTGCTCCGCAAGGGCGCCCAGCTCGAGGTGCTCGCTGCGGAGGGGTACGCCACCGCTGTGCGCGCGGCGGCGCAGCTGTCGGCGCTGGCGATGCTCGTCGCGGCCGGATCAAACACGATCGGCAACACCTCCCTCGCCTACTTCCTGACCGGTGGCACGGTGACGAGCATCTACCTGCTCCTGGTCGTGCTCGCCGCGGTGCAGATCTTTGACGGCATCCTGATCGTGACCACCCGCTCCGAAGCCGCCGGGGTTTCGCGGTTCGTGACTCAACGGAAGGACGACCTCGTGCGCGACGGACTCCGTCTCGTGCGGTTCGTCTCGGCACTGCTCTGGGTGATCATCACGCTCACGGTCTTCGACCTGATGGACCCGCTCTGGACCTTCTCACGCCGCGCCCTGGACGCCTCCCTGACCCTGGGCGAGTTGCACCTCTCCCTCGGCAGCATCCTCCTGTTCATCACCACAATCTGGGTGAGTGTCCTGCTGAGTCGCGGCATATCCGGCGTCCTCGAGGTGGACGTGCTGTCGCGCCTCGAGATGCCGAAGGGGCTGCCCAGTGTCGTTGCGCGACTCACCCGCTACGTCCTCATCGGGGTCGGGTTCTTCTTTGCCCTGGCCGCGACTGGCCTGAAGCTCACCCAGCTGACCATCCTGGGAGGCGCGCTCGGCGTCGGCGTCGGTTTCGGGCTCCAGACCATCGTCAGCAATTTCGTGGCGGGGCTCATTCTCGCCTTCGAACGCCCGATACGGGAGGGAGACATCGTCCAGGTCCAGACCTCTTCCGGCGACAACCTCAACGGCGAGGTTCGCCGCATCGGCTTCCGCGCGAGCATCATCCGCACCTATGATGGCGCGGAGGTGATCGTGCCGAACGCCTCCCTCATCTCCAATGACGTGGTCAACTGGACCCTGTCCGACCAGTTGCGCCGGCTCACCATCGAGGTGGGCGTCGCCTACGGGACCGAGCCGTCCCGGGTGCTCGAGCTGTTGCGCCAGGTACCAACCCAGTACCCCAGCATCCTGCGGGAACCGGCGCCCGTCGCCCTCTTCATCGGATTCGGCGACAGCGCCCTGAATTTCGAGCTGCGGTTCTGGATCTCGGACATCAGCCAGGTTCTCGCGTTGCGAAGCGATGTCACCACCGCCGTCAACAACGCCCTGGTCGCCGCCGACATCGAGATTCCGTTCCCCCAGCGCGATCTGCATCTCCGCAGCGTGGACGCACCGGCCGCGGCACAGCTGCGCGCCGCCCCGAACAACGCCAAGGAGGCCACCTGA
- a CDS encoding TfoX/Sxy family protein: MARPMSDAYRLVQAAIADLPNVTTRKMFGAEAYFHGRRMFAFLREDLVVLKLPESQREELLEAKAARPFLVNENAGFGRWVEIPGTGEAAERAVLLVQSAYAAAKRPDRDGPRRRRRRRATKTEA, from the coding sequence ATGGCCCGACCGATGTCCGACGCATACCGCCTGGTGCAGGCCGCGATCGCCGACCTGCCCAACGTCACCACCCGGAAGATGTTCGGGGCGGAGGCGTACTTTCACGGGCGGCGGATGTTCGCCTTCCTGCGCGAGGACCTGGTGGTGCTGAAGCTCCCGGAGAGCCAGCGCGAGGAGTTGCTGGAAGCGAAGGCGGCGCGGCCGTTCCTGGTGAACGAAAACGCCGGATTCGGGCGGTGGGTGGAAATACCGGGGACGGGTGAGGCGGCGGAACGGGCGGTCCTGCTGGTGCAGTCGGCCTACGCCGCCGCCAAGCGTCCCGACCGCGACGGACCTCGCCGCCGGCGCAGACGGCGGGCCACGAAGACGGAAGCCTGA
- a CDS encoding DUF72 domain-containing protein, protein MTTDDTVVPEELDRLRTALPAGVHFGTSSWNYPGWQGLIYHKKYPKSGASGKMLAEYARWPLFSTVGIDSSFYNPMSEKTLTEYASALPAGFRCASKVWDRITVHTHSKMRDKAHAGQPNPDFLNPELFIEAVLDPCLRHFSDHIGPFIFEFQALTGKSKPAPQAFADRLDAFFSALPRSAPYAVELRNEEYLTPAYFAVLREHSVAHCFNSWTRMPSIGEQLDLPGAIGAPFVVARALLRPGRYYAAAVDAFQPYDRIQDRNPELRADLVRLIETAVKARIPAYVLVNNRAEGSAPLTIAAVARMLAQRQEKETAHS, encoded by the coding sequence GTGACGACCGACGACACTGTTGTACCGGAGGAGCTCGATCGCCTCCGGACCGCGCTCCCGGCCGGCGTGCACTTCGGGACGTCGTCGTGGAATTACCCGGGGTGGCAGGGACTCATCTACCACAAGAAGTATCCCAAGAGCGGCGCCAGCGGAAAGATGCTTGCCGAGTACGCCCGGTGGCCGCTCTTCTCCACGGTCGGCATCGACTCCAGCTTCTACAACCCGATGTCGGAGAAGACGCTCACCGAGTACGCCTCCGCCCTGCCGGCCGGATTCCGCTGTGCCAGCAAGGTCTGGGACCGGATTACCGTGCACACCCACTCCAAGATGCGCGACAAGGCCCACGCCGGGCAGCCGAACCCGGACTTTCTCAATCCTGAGCTCTTCATCGAGGCGGTGCTCGATCCCTGCCTGCGGCACTTCAGCGATCACATCGGCCCGTTCATTTTCGAGTTCCAGGCACTGACCGGCAAGTCGAAGCCGGCGCCGCAGGCGTTCGCCGACCGGCTCGATGCGTTCTTCTCCGCCCTCCCCCGTTCCGCCCCCTACGCGGTGGAACTCCGGAACGAGGAGTACCTGACGCCGGCGTACTTTGCCGTGCTGCGGGAGCACAGCGTGGCGCACTGCTTCAATTCGTGGACCCGCATGCCGTCCATCGGGGAGCAGCTCGACCTGCCGGGCGCCATCGGGGCGCCGTTCGTGGTGGCACGCGCGCTGCTCCGGCCGGGGCGGTACTACGCCGCGGCGGTGGACGCCTTCCAGCCCTACGACCGGATCCAGGACCGGAATCCCGAGCTGCGCGCCGATCTCGTCCGGCTCATCGAGACGGCGGTGAAGGCACGGATCCCGGCCTATGTGCTGGTGAACAATCGGGCGGAGGGGAGTGCGCCGCTCACCATCGCGGCGGTGGCGCGGATGCTGGCGCAACGGCAGGAAAAGGAAACGGCCCACTCGTAG
- a CDS encoding PQQ-dependent sugar dehydrogenase, whose amino-acid sequence MPRLFRSLTASTACLGLFLMCAGDTPTSTLPPGTAQVRLEQVASGLNMPVLVTAAPGDTSRLFVVEKRGTVRIIEHGVLLPTPFIDLSGRVTTGSEQGLLGLAFHPTDGRVVLSFTVAGSTGGGTSRIATFTTGADPDVLDPATEQVILEVAQPYGNHNGGNVLFGPDGYLYAGFGDGGSGGDPQGHGQNRDDLLGSLLRLDIDHGAPYTIPATNPFVGQPNVRGELWNWGLRNPWRYSFDRATGDLYIADVGQNAWEEVDVQPAASTGGENYGWAIMEGDHCYKSSTCNRTGLVMPVVEYGHGDGCSITGGFVYRGEAIPELVGTYFYGDYCNGWIRSFVYRNGSAADARSWPTLDTKQQITSFGEDARGELYVVLASGTIYRIAPGS is encoded by the coding sequence ATGCCGCGACTGTTCCGCTCGCTCACCGCCAGCACCGCGTGTCTCGGCCTGTTCCTGATGTGCGCGGGCGACACCCCAACAAGCACGCTGCCGCCGGGCACGGCCCAGGTCCGGCTCGAACAAGTCGCGAGCGGACTGAACATGCCGGTGCTCGTCACCGCCGCACCGGGCGATACCAGCCGGCTCTTCGTCGTGGAGAAGCGGGGCACCGTGCGGATCATCGAGCACGGCGTCCTCCTGCCCACGCCGTTCATCGACCTGAGCGGCCGCGTGACGACCGGGAGCGAGCAGGGACTTCTCGGCCTGGCCTTCCATCCCACCGACGGGCGGGTGGTGCTGAGCTTCACCGTGGCGGGCAGCACCGGCGGCGGGACAAGCCGCATCGCCACGTTCACCACCGGCGCCGACCCCGACGTGCTCGACCCCGCCACCGAGCAGGTGATCCTCGAGGTGGCCCAGCCCTACGGCAACCACAACGGCGGCAACGTCCTCTTCGGGCCGGACGGCTACCTCTACGCCGGGTTTGGCGACGGCGGCAGCGGCGGTGACCCCCAGGGCCACGGCCAGAACCGCGACGACCTCCTGGGGTCGCTGCTGCGCCTCGACATCGACCATGGCGCGCCCTACACCATTCCGGCCACCAACCCCTTCGTGGGACAGCCGAACGTGCGCGGCGAGCTCTGGAACTGGGGCCTCCGCAATCCATGGCGCTACAGCTTCGACCGCGCCACCGGCGATCTCTACATCGCTGACGTCGGACAGAACGCGTGGGAGGAAGTGGATGTGCAGCCCGCCGCCAGCACCGGCGGCGAGAACTACGGCTGGGCCATCATGGAGGGCGACCACTGCTACAAGAGCAGCACCTGCAACCGGACCGGGCTTGTCATGCCGGTCGTCGAGTATGGCCATGGCGACGGCTGCTCGATTACCGGCGGCTTTGTGTACCGGGGAGAAGCCATCCCGGAACTGGTCGGCACCTACTTCTACGGGGACTACTGCAACGGGTGGATCCGGAGCTTCGTCTACCGCAACGGCAGCGCCGCGGACGCCAGGTCCTGGCCTACGCTCGACACGAAACAACAGATCACCAGTTTCGGCGAAGACGCCCGCGGAGAGCTGTACGTCGTCCTCGCGAGCGGCACCATCTACCGGATCGCCCCGGGCAGCTGA